One window of Saccharopolyspora phatthalungensis genomic DNA carries:
- the fmt gene encoding methionyl-tRNA formyltransferase, which produces MRVVFAGTPAPAVPSLQALLDSDRHEVAAVITRPDAPAGRGRKLVRSPVGALADEHGIEVLAPQRASSPDFLQRLGELAPDCCPVVAYGALLREKALAIPKFGWVNLHFSLLPAWRGAAPVQAAIRHGDEITGASTFRLVPELDAGPVFGVVTEQVRATDTAGELLDRLAISGAGLLVATLDGIEDGTLRAEEQPDDGVSYAPKVTVEDAKVDFTVPAVAVDRLIRSVTPDPGAWALLHDERFKLGPVSIVDEELPPGEIRVERRRVLVGTGTSAVALGAVQAAGKKRMAATDWARGTRIEQGERLK; this is translated from the coding sequence ATGCGCGTGGTCTTCGCCGGCACGCCCGCCCCGGCGGTGCCCTCGTTGCAGGCGTTGCTGGACTCCGACCGGCACGAGGTCGCCGCGGTGATCACCCGACCGGACGCCCCGGCCGGGCGCGGACGCAAACTGGTGCGTTCTCCCGTCGGCGCGCTCGCCGACGAACACGGCATCGAGGTGCTCGCGCCCCAGCGCGCGTCGAGTCCGGATTTCTTGCAGCGGTTAGGCGAACTGGCCCCGGATTGCTGCCCGGTGGTGGCCTACGGCGCGCTGCTGCGGGAGAAGGCCCTGGCCATCCCGAAGTTCGGCTGGGTGAACCTGCACTTCTCGCTGCTGCCCGCGTGGCGCGGGGCCGCCCCGGTGCAGGCGGCCATCCGGCACGGCGACGAGATCACCGGGGCCAGTACCTTCCGGCTGGTGCCCGAGCTGGATGCCGGGCCGGTGTTCGGCGTGGTCACCGAGCAGGTGCGCGCCACCGACACCGCAGGCGAGCTGCTGGACCGCCTGGCGATCTCCGGCGCCGGCCTGCTGGTGGCCACCCTGGACGGCATCGAGGACGGCACGCTGCGTGCCGAGGAGCAACCGGACGACGGCGTCAGCTACGCACCCAAGGTGACCGTCGAGGACGCCAAGGTGGACTTCACCGTCCCGGCCGTCGCGGTGGACCGGCTGATCCGGTCGGTCACCCCGGACCCCGGCGCGTGGGCGCTGCTGCACGACGAGCGATTCAAACTCGGCCCGGTGTCCATTGTGGACGAAGAACTGCCGCCCGGCGAGATCCGGGTGGAACGGCGGCGCGTGCTGGTCGGCACCGGCACCTCGGCGGTCGCGCTGGGTGCGGTACAGGCGGCGGGCAAGAAGCGGATGGCCGCCACCGACTGGGCCCGTGGAACCCGCATCGAGCAAGGAGAACGGCTCAAGTGA
- a CDS encoding amino acid permease: MAQEIAPGPQSGLRRDLSGRQVGMIAVGGAIGTGLFLGSSLAISIAGPAVIVAYAVAALAVLALAFALAEMIVVHPDAGGFGAIIQRYLGGLAGFVSRWMYWAAQVVNVGSEVIAAGLYLQFWYPQLPLWMPVVGFSVLMLAINVAAVRFFGEFEYWFAMIKVVTIVVFVVLGVVYIVFGLPGHPPVGAGALTEHGGFFPNGIGAVWLALAVVTFSYLGTEAVSMTAAESRNPGRDVPRAARNTVLRLALFYVLGMLVVVSILPWDQASSSGDVRESPFVRLFSLVGIPAAAGIMNFVVLTAALSAMNTNLYLAARMTHSLALDGHAPKWFAVLSRNGVPGRALVLSALGLALAASLAVFAEDTAFPMMLGIALFAAIVVYLMIFASQLAFRRRRAADRLPPPPVQLRGTPVTTVLAMLFFAAVLLTTPFLAPFSMAWKAGVPFVLVVCAVYYFVRRRAARTETEREVPVTE, encoded by the coding sequence GTGGCACAGGAGATCGCACCGGGACCGCAATCCGGGCTGCGCAGGGATCTCTCCGGCCGCCAGGTCGGCATGATCGCCGTCGGTGGCGCCATCGGAACCGGGTTGTTCCTCGGCTCGAGCCTGGCCATCTCGATCGCGGGTCCGGCCGTGATCGTCGCCTACGCGGTGGCCGCGCTCGCCGTGCTCGCGCTGGCCTTCGCGCTGGCCGAGATGATCGTGGTGCACCCCGACGCCGGTGGCTTCGGCGCGATCATCCAGCGCTACCTCGGCGGCCTCGCCGGTTTCGTCTCGCGCTGGATGTACTGGGCGGCGCAGGTGGTCAACGTCGGCAGCGAGGTCATCGCGGCCGGGCTGTACCTCCAGTTCTGGTACCCCCAGCTGCCGCTGTGGATGCCGGTGGTGGGCTTCTCGGTGCTGATGCTGGCGATCAACGTCGCCGCCGTGCGCTTCTTCGGGGAGTTCGAGTACTGGTTCGCGATGATCAAGGTCGTCACGATCGTGGTGTTCGTGGTCCTCGGAGTGGTCTACATCGTGTTCGGCCTGCCGGGTCACCCGCCCGTCGGGGCCGGTGCGCTGACCGAGCACGGTGGGTTCTTCCCCAACGGCATCGGAGCGGTCTGGCTGGCGCTGGCGGTGGTGACCTTCTCGTACCTGGGTACCGAGGCGGTGTCGATGACCGCGGCCGAGTCGCGCAACCCGGGCCGGGATGTGCCTCGCGCGGCGCGCAACACGGTGCTGCGGCTGGCCCTCTTCTACGTCCTCGGGATGCTCGTGGTGGTCTCGATCCTGCCCTGGGACCAGGCGTCTTCTTCCGGCGACGTCAGGGAGAGCCCGTTCGTGCGGCTGTTCAGCCTGGTGGGCATTCCCGCCGCAGCCGGGATCATGAACTTCGTGGTGCTTACCGCCGCCCTTTCCGCGATGAACACGAACCTGTACCTCGCCGCGCGCATGACCCACTCGCTGGCCCTGGACGGCCACGCGCCGAAGTGGTTCGCCGTGCTGAGCCGCAACGGGGTGCCGGGGCGGGCGCTGGTGCTCTCCGCGCTGGGGCTGGCGCTGGCCGCCTCGCTCGCGGTGTTCGCCGAGGACACGGCGTTCCCGATGATGCTGGGCATTGCGCTGTTCGCCGCGATCGTCGTGTACTTGATGATCTTCGCCAGCCAGTTGGCGTTCCGGCGGCGCCGTGCCGCCGACAGGCTGCCGCCTCCGCCGGTGCAGCTGCGGGGTACGCCGGTGACCACGGTGCTGGCCATGCTGTTCTTCGCCGCCGTGTTGCTGACCACGCCGTTCCTCGCGCCGTTCAGCATGGCCTGGAAGGCGGGCGTGCCGTTCGTCCTCGTGGTGTGCGCGGTGTACTACTTCGTCCGGCGCCGCGCGGCCAGAACCGAAACGGAGCGAGAGGTGCCCGTCACCGAGTAA
- the def gene encoding peptide deformylase — translation MTVQPIRLFGDPVLRTRADEVVDFDKELRTLVEDLWDTMEEQGGAGLAAPQLGVGLRVFTYHCDGFAGHLVNPTWTVVGDEEQFGPEGCLSIPGMRWDCLRASHVVARGWNMHGDPVEVEGTDLLARCIQHETDHLDGVLFVDRLDEQTRKAAMREIRQAAWFNGNAPVIKESPHPLFGGR, via the coding sequence GTGACCGTCCAGCCGATCAGACTCTTCGGCGACCCCGTGTTGCGCACCAGGGCCGACGAGGTGGTCGACTTCGACAAAGAGCTGCGCACCCTGGTCGAGGACCTGTGGGACACGATGGAGGAGCAAGGCGGGGCCGGGCTGGCCGCGCCGCAGCTGGGCGTGGGCCTGCGGGTGTTCACCTACCACTGCGACGGGTTCGCCGGGCACCTGGTCAACCCCACCTGGACCGTGGTCGGCGATGAGGAGCAGTTCGGTCCGGAAGGCTGTCTGTCGATCCCCGGGATGCGCTGGGACTGCTTGCGCGCCAGCCACGTGGTTGCCCGCGGCTGGAACATGCATGGCGACCCGGTCGAGGTCGAGGGCACTGACCTGCTCGCCCGGTGCATCCAGCACGAAACCGATCACCTCGACGGCGTGCTGTTCGTCGACCGGCTCGACGAACAGACCCGCAAGGCCGCAATGCGCGAGATCCGCCAGGCCGCGTGGTTCAACGGCAATGCACCGGTGATCAAGGAAAGCCCGCACCCGCTGTTCGGGGGTCGCTGA
- a CDS encoding OsmC family protein: protein MSSTPVEVTRTGQHVFTATNPRGAEVAIGPEDAPGAFTPGELLLAAIAACSAVTSENLLVRRLGEDAKVTVHADRTKTPEDKHKFASVQVSLDVDLSGFEDGERGRLVDAVRRAIEKYCTVSRSVEEGTPIQMSISH from the coding sequence ATGTCTTCCACTCCGGTCGAAGTGACCCGGACAGGTCAGCACGTCTTCACCGCGACGAACCCGCGCGGCGCCGAGGTGGCGATCGGTCCCGAGGACGCGCCCGGGGCTTTCACCCCGGGTGAGCTGCTGCTCGCCGCCATCGCCGCCTGCTCGGCGGTGACCAGCGAGAACCTGCTGGTCCGGCGGCTCGGCGAGGACGCGAAGGTGACGGTGCACGCCGACCGGACCAAGACCCCGGAAGACAAGCACAAGTTCGCCTCGGTCCAGGTCAGCCTCGACGTCGACCTCAGCGGGTTCGAGGACGGCGAACGCGGCAGGCTCGTCGACGCGGTCCGCCGCGCCATCGAGAAGTACTGCACTGTCAGCCGTTCGGTCGAAGAGGGTACCCCGATCCAGATGTCCATTTCGCACTGA
- a CDS encoding nucleoside deaminase — MSEEDYRRWLAVAVGEAKAGLAEGGIPIGAALIGSDGRVLGSGHNRRVQDDDPSVHGETAAFRNAGRQRSYAGTTMVTTLSPCWYCSGLVRQFGIGRVVIGEARNFYGGHDWLAENGVDIVLLDDPECARLMADFVEANPRLWYEDIGEEAD, encoded by the coding sequence GTGTCCGAAGAGGACTATCGGCGGTGGCTGGCGGTCGCGGTCGGCGAAGCCAAGGCCGGGCTTGCGGAAGGCGGAATTCCGATCGGTGCGGCGCTGATCGGCTCCGACGGGCGGGTGCTCGGCAGCGGGCACAATCGCCGGGTGCAGGATGACGATCCGTCCGTGCACGGCGAGACCGCGGCCTTCCGCAACGCGGGGCGGCAGCGCTCCTACGCCGGCACCACGATGGTGACCACCCTGTCGCCCTGTTGGTATTGCAGCGGACTGGTGCGCCAGTTCGGGATCGGCCGCGTCGTCATCGGCGAGGCCAGGAACTTCTACGGCGGCCACGACTGGCTTGCCGAGAACGGGGTCGACATCGTGCTTCTCGACGACCCGGAGTGCGCCCGGCTGATGGCCGATTTCGTCGAAGCCAACCCGCGCCTGTGGTACGAGGACATCGGCGAGGAAGCCGACTGA
- a CDS encoding RsmB/NOP family class I SAM-dependent RNA methyltransferase: MNDRRRRPSRPAKARPPRRKSGPARPLDVDPVRLAAVETLRAVRERDAYANLALPPLLKQRRITGRDAALATELTYGSCRAQGLLDAVIDDCSNRPLAELEPKMLDALRLGVYQLLRTRIPAHAAVASTVDIVRFENGSKLAGFANAVMRRVTELDEQGWVDKLAPARDEDPVGYLATRYAHPRWIAQAFADALGIDELEAALAADDARPAVHLTARPGEISADELAAITGGDPAPYSPYGVRLEAGAGDPGDLEPVREGFASVQDEGSQLVTLALTRPEIEGSDLRWLDLCAGPGGKANLLGSLVTLDGGALDAVEQAPHRADLVRKATEGLSVSVHVADGRDPGLEPGFDRVLVDAPCTGLGALRRRPEARWRRQPSDVGDLTKLQRDLLLSAIRLTRPGGVVAYVVCSPHLPETEGVVSDVVRRTGVEQLDARPYFPDVPDLGDGPGVQLWPHRHGTDAMFCALLRV; this comes from the coding sequence GTGAACGATCGCCGCCGCCGGCCCTCCCGGCCGGCCAAGGCTCGCCCGCCGCGGCGCAAGTCCGGCCCCGCTCGGCCGCTGGACGTCGACCCGGTCCGCTTGGCCGCAGTGGAGACGCTGCGCGCGGTGCGGGAGCGCGACGCCTACGCCAACCTCGCCCTGCCGCCGCTGCTCAAGCAGCGCCGCATCACCGGCCGGGACGCCGCATTGGCCACCGAGCTGACCTATGGCTCCTGCCGGGCGCAGGGATTGCTGGACGCCGTCATCGACGATTGCAGCAACCGGCCGCTGGCCGAGTTGGAGCCGAAGATGCTCGACGCGCTGCGGCTCGGGGTATACCAGCTGCTGCGCACCCGGATCCCGGCGCACGCCGCGGTTGCCTCCACTGTGGACATCGTGCGGTTCGAGAATGGTTCGAAACTAGCCGGTTTCGCCAACGCCGTGATGCGTCGCGTCACCGAGCTCGACGAGCAGGGCTGGGTCGACAAGCTCGCCCCGGCACGCGACGAGGACCCGGTCGGATACCTCGCGACGCGGTACGCGCACCCGAGGTGGATCGCGCAGGCGTTCGCCGATGCGCTCGGCATCGACGAACTGGAGGCGGCGTTAGCCGCCGACGACGCGCGGCCGGCGGTGCACCTGACCGCGCGCCCGGGCGAGATCAGCGCCGACGAGCTCGCCGCGATCACCGGCGGCGACCCGGCGCCGTACTCGCCGTACGGGGTGCGGCTGGAGGCGGGCGCCGGCGACCCAGGCGACCTGGAACCGGTGCGCGAGGGCTTCGCCTCGGTGCAGGACGAAGGCAGCCAGCTCGTGACGCTCGCGCTGACCCGCCCCGAGATCGAAGGGTCGGACCTGCGCTGGCTGGACCTGTGCGCCGGCCCGGGCGGCAAGGCCAACCTGCTCGGTTCGCTGGTCACCCTCGACGGGGGCGCGCTCGATGCCGTCGAGCAGGCTCCGCACCGCGCGGACCTGGTGCGCAAGGCCACCGAAGGGCTCTCGGTGTCGGTGCACGTGGCCGATGGCCGCGACCCGGGCCTGGAGCCGGGCTTCGACCGCGTGTTGGTGGACGCGCCGTGCACCGGGCTGGGGGCGCTACGACGGCGTCCGGAGGCGCGGTGGCGGCGGCAGCCCTCGGACGTCGGCGACCTGACGAAGTTGCAGCGTGACCTGCTGCTGTCGGCGATCCGGCTGACTCGTCCCGGCGGCGTGGTGGCGTACGTGGTGTGCTCGCCGCACCTGCCGGAGACTGAGGGCGTGGTGTCCGATGTCGTGCGCCGCACCGGGGTCGAGCAGCTGGACGCGCGCCCGTACTTCCCGGACGTGCCGGACCTGGGCGATGGGCCGGGGGTGCAGCTGTGGCCGCACCGGCACGGCACCGATGCGATGTTCTGCGCATTGCTGCGGGTGTGA